The following proteins are encoded in a genomic region of Alnus glutinosa chromosome 8, dhAlnGlut1.1, whole genome shotgun sequence:
- the LOC133875080 gene encoding B3 domain-containing protein At2g36080-like: MAETTNDVSGDSKYCRQVFSKILSQNDIQEGRVYIAKSDATIFCPAAFGCPSNERKVIEDFIFYDIETKPWTIHFCSDGDEYYLTRGWSQFARVKKLSKGDSIMIYELKPRKGTKERAFMVGVTRKMDVSN; encoded by the coding sequence aTGGCAGAAACAACCAACGATGTAAGTGGGGATAGCAAGTACTGTCGACAGGTGTTTTCCAAGATTTTGTCGCAGAATGACATACAAGAGGGTAGAGTGTATATAGCCAAGTCAGATGCTACCATATTCTGTCCTGCAGCTTTTGGTTGTCCTTCAAATGAACGCAAAGTTATTgaagattttattttctatgaCATTGAAACGAAACCCTGGACAATTCATTTTTGCAGCGATGGTGACGAATATTATCTCACTCGAGGGTGGAGCCAATTTGCTCGTGTGAAGAAGCTAAGTAAAGGAGATTCAATCATGATTTATGAACTCAAGCCTCGAAAAGGAACAAAGGAAAGAGCCTTCATGGTTGGAGTAACTCGTAAAATGGATGTGTCCAATTAA